The region ATTAGGGATCCGGATGGTTATTGGATAGAAGTAAATAATGCAAAAATGTAAAAAAATATAAGCTGTATTAGCAAAGTAATTTGAGTTCTCTTCAATAAGTTTGTGAGATTTGTAAATGAGTTGTCTTCCAGTTTCTTATATTATGTGGCATTCTATGAAAGAGGTTGAATAGAATTTTATAGAAATATTAAAAAATGTTCATTGTCAAAAAAGTCTTACAGCTATATTAAAAACGGAACTATGGTTCAAATTTCTAATGATACAAAAAAATATCTGAGAAAAGAAAAGCGTAGTGTCGAATGAATTAATCATAGAAATAGTTCTTAGAAAGACCAAGCATCGCGATTTAAAAACAATCAAATATTTGAATATCAATACAAAAATATATTAAAGAGGATTATATGAAAATTTTAATTTTAAGGATGCTTGTTATTGCGATTAGCGTACCACTATTAATAAACTGCACCGATAAGTCAGATAAAGAAGCTTTTGGTAAACCAATGTTTAGTGGAGAAAACTTCTCCGGCTGGAGCCAGAAGAATGGAAATGCAAAATATGGATTGGAGGATGGGGTGATCGTGGGAACTACGGTTCCGGGAACACCTAATTCATTTCTCGCAACTGATAAAAAATATGGTGACTTTATCCTGGAGCTTGACTTTAAGGCAGATCCCAGTATGAATTCTGGGATCCAGATAAGAAGCAAGAGCAAACCTCAATATCAAAATAATCGTGTACATGGCTATCAGGTAGAAATTGATCCTTCAGATCGTGCGTGGAGTGGGGGGATATATGATGAAGCCAGAAGGGGATGGCTCTATCCTATGAGTCTGAATACTTCCGCGAAAAATTCATACAAAAAGGATGATTGGAACCATTACAGAATTGAAGCCATAGGTGATACCATTCAAACGTGGGTGAACGGAGTAGCAGCTGCAAACCTGGTTGATGATAAGACGCATGAAGGTTTTATCGCTCTGCAGGTACATTCAATTGGCAATGATGAAGCGCCCGGCAAACAAATCAGGTGGAAAAATGTAAGAATTATGACTGACAGCTTGGAGCATTATAACACGAAAAGTGATGCACCCGTTTTTAATACTAAAAACCAAATAACTTCTGCAGAGAAAGAGGATGGATGGAAATTGCTTTGGGATGGCAAATCTACAGAAGCCTGGCGTGGTGCAAAATTGGAAGAATTCCCAGAGAAAGGATGGGTTGTTGAGGATGGCGTTTTAACGGTAATTGCTACGGGAGGTGAAGAATCTACTGCTGGTGGGGATATCGTGACCAAAAAATTATACGGCGATTTCGAACTAAAAGTAGATTTTAAAATTACTGAAGGTGCCAATAGCGGAATCAAGTACTATGTAGATACCGACCTTAATAAGGGGCCGGGTTCTTCCATTGGTTTGGAGTATCAAATCTTGGACGATAAAAGGCATCCTGATGCCAAAAAAGGCAATCACGAAGGCAGCCGTAGCCTTGCTTCATTATACGACCTTATTAAGGCAGACCCCAATAAACCGGTTAATCCAATAGGGGAGTGGAACACTGCGCATATTATTTCTAAAGATGGCCATGTGGAACATTGGCTTAATGGGATGAAGGTGTTGGAGTTTGACAGGAATAGTGAAGATTTCTTAAAACTTGTTTCTGAAAGTAAATATGAGAAATGGCCTGATTTCGGCCAATTAGAGAAGGGTCAAATTCTATTACAAGATCATGGAAATAGGGTAAGCTTTAAAAATATTAAAATCAAATCTTTATAAACTAAAAATATGAACACGAGAAGAAATTTTATAAAAAAAACAGCCTTGGGAAGTGCCGGGATAGCGATGGCCGGTTCAGCCATGGGGATGCCTGCCAGTAGCTATCGTCGCATTATAGGGGCCAACGATCGATTAAATGTCGCTATTGCCGGTCTTGGCAGAAGGCTGGGCGCGTTCTATGAGCCCATTGCATTAAAAGAGAGCAATGTGCAGTTGATGTACTTGTGCGATGTGATGAAAAGCCAACGTGAAAAGGCATTGGAAAAATTCCAAGAGCATATAGATTACAAGCCTAAGTTAGAAAATGATATTCGAAAAATAATTGATGACCCCAAGGTAGATGTTTTGATTAACGCCACGCCCGATCATTGGCATACCCCGGGATCCATTATCGCCATGCAAGGGGGGAAACATGTATATGTAGAAAAACCATGTAGCCATGATATGAATGAAAATGAGCTGATTGTTAAAGCTGCAAAAAAATATAATCGTGTGGTACAGATGGGGAATCAGCAGCGTTCTGCTGGCCCTTCTATAGAAATTATCAACGAAATTCACAATGGAGTTATCGGCACCCCATACAAGGCCGTGGCATTCTATAATAATGCCCGCGGACCGGTTCCCACGCAAGAAAAAGCTGCTGTCCCTGAAGGTTTAGATTGGGAGCTTTGGCAGGGTCCGGCCACCCGAAGGGAATATACCAGTGAAACCTGGAACTATAATTGGCACTGGTATGGTTGGAACTATGGTACAGCAGAAGCCGGGAATAATGGAACCCATGAATTGGATATAGCAAGATGGGCTTTAAATGTTGGTTTTCCCACGCATGCGCAGGTAGAGGCACACAAACGCCATTTTGTTCAAGATGGCTGGGAGATGTATGATACTATGGAAGCAACCTTTAAATTCCCTGAAGATAAAATCATTCAATGGGATGGAAAAAGCAGAAATGGATATGACACCTATGGTTTAGGGGGCAGAGGTACCATAATTTATGGTAGTGAAGGCACCGTGTTTTTAAATAGGGGAAAATATATTTTGACCGATCGCAGCGGAAAAGTAATTAAAAACAGTAAATCAGAATCTAGTGAGTCTGGGACAGCACTTGGAGGCGGTGGAGATATGTCAACTACCCACGTCCAAAATTTCTTCGATAGCGTTAGGGGAAATGCCAAATTGAATGCACCCATTGATGATGCAAGTATCAGTATGGCGATGGTGCACTATGCTAATATCGCCTATAGAACCGGCAAGGGCTTAGAAATAGATGAAAATACCGGTGCGATGTATGACCGTGAAGCAATGAAATTATGGAGCCGCGAGTATGCAAAAGGTTGGGAACCAAAATTATAAAATTCTTATTTGATGATAATTTTATATATCGATATGAGTAATGAAATAAAGAAAGAATGAAAAGAAGAGATTTTGTTATTAAAAGTGGCTTGGCTTCGGCAGCAATGGTCACTTCTTCGGCAATGATGCCAAATATTTTGAATTTTGGAAATAGTAATGAGACGGTAAATATTGGGATAGTTGGAACCGGTGCCAGGGGTAGCGGACTTATCCCTTTTATTAACCAGATTAAGAATTTAAATGTTGCCGGATGTTGCGATATTTTACCATTTCGGTTAGAAGAAGGTCTTGAGAAAACCAATGGTAAAGCAAAAGGGTATGAAGATTATCGTAAAATGCTTGATAATAAGGATATCGATGCATTACTGGTGGCTGTGCCTTTTAGCATGCACGCAAAGATTGCTGTAAATGCCCTTGATGCTGGGAAACATGTGTATTGTGAGAAGACAATGGCCAAAGGCTATAAAGGAATCCAAGAGTTGGTAAATAAAGTTAATTATTCCAAGAAAATATTTCAAGTGGGCCATCAATATCACAGCTCAAGGCTTTATACCCATGTGGTGGATTTAATAAAGAGTGGTAAAATTGGCAATATTACTGCGTTTGACTGTCAATGGAACCGGCATGGGGATTGGCGAAGGCCGGTGCCAAGACCGGAGTTGGAAAAGATTATAAACTGGAGGATGTATAGGAAATATTCCGGTGGTCTGGTTGCAGAACTCTCTTCCCATCAAATAGATTTTGTTAATTGGGTCTTGGACGCTACTCCGCAAAAAGTAATGGGTATGGGCGGTATTGATTATTGGAAAGATGGCCGGGAGACATACGATAATATCCATTTAATATATGAATACCCCGATGGCATAAAAGCAAAATTCACCTGTCTTACCAGTAATGCCAAGGATGATTACCAAATAAAAGTGATGGGGGATAAGGGTACCATTGTATTGGATTATGATCAAGCCTGGTTCTATCCAGAGGGGAATAATTATAAAAAAGAGCTTGGGGAGGTGGATGGAGTTTCAGGTGCAACCGTGCAATGGGACAAGGGTAAAGGGATTCCTATTGAAGTAAACCATGCCGACCCTAGTAAACAAGCATTAATGGATTTTAGGGACAGCATTGTGAACAACAAAAATCCGGAATCCGATATAATGTCTGGGGGTAAAACGGCTACTTGTGTT is a window of Salegentibacter salegens DNA encoding:
- a CDS encoding 3-keto-disaccharide hydrolase, yielding MKILILRMLVIAISVPLLINCTDKSDKEAFGKPMFSGENFSGWSQKNGNAKYGLEDGVIVGTTVPGTPNSFLATDKKYGDFILELDFKADPSMNSGIQIRSKSKPQYQNNRVHGYQVEIDPSDRAWSGGIYDEARRGWLYPMSLNTSAKNSYKKDDWNHYRIEAIGDTIQTWVNGVAAANLVDDKTHEGFIALQVHSIGNDEAPGKQIRWKNVRIMTDSLEHYNTKSDAPVFNTKNQITSAEKEDGWKLLWDGKSTEAWRGAKLEEFPEKGWVVEDGVLTVIATGGEESTAGGDIVTKKLYGDFELKVDFKITEGANSGIKYYVDTDLNKGPGSSIGLEYQILDDKRHPDAKKGNHEGSRSLASLYDLIKADPNKPVNPIGEWNTAHIISKDGHVEHWLNGMKVLEFDRNSEDFLKLVSESKYEKWPDFGQLEKGQILLQDHGNRVSFKNIKIKSL
- a CDS encoding Gfo/Idh/MocA family protein; translation: MNTRRNFIKKTALGSAGIAMAGSAMGMPASSYRRIIGANDRLNVAIAGLGRRLGAFYEPIALKESNVQLMYLCDVMKSQREKALEKFQEHIDYKPKLENDIRKIIDDPKVDVLINATPDHWHTPGSIIAMQGGKHVYVEKPCSHDMNENELIVKAAKKYNRVVQMGNQQRSAGPSIEIINEIHNGVIGTPYKAVAFYNNARGPVPTQEKAAVPEGLDWELWQGPATRREYTSETWNYNWHWYGWNYGTAEAGNNGTHELDIARWALNVGFPTHAQVEAHKRHFVQDGWEMYDTMEATFKFPEDKIIQWDGKSRNGYDTYGLGGRGTIIYGSEGTVFLNRGKYILTDRSGKVIKNSKSESSESGTALGGGGDMSTTHVQNFFDSVRGNAKLNAPIDDASISMAMVHYANIAYRTGKGLEIDENTGAMYDREAMKLWSREYAKGWEPKL
- a CDS encoding Gfo/Idh/MocA family protein; translation: MKRRDFVIKSGLASAAMVTSSAMMPNILNFGNSNETVNIGIVGTGARGSGLIPFINQIKNLNVAGCCDILPFRLEEGLEKTNGKAKGYEDYRKMLDNKDIDALLVAVPFSMHAKIAVNALDAGKHVYCEKTMAKGYKGIQELVNKVNYSKKIFQVGHQYHSSRLYTHVVDLIKSGKIGNITAFDCQWNRHGDWRRPVPRPELEKIINWRMYRKYSGGLVAELSSHQIDFVNWVLDATPQKVMGMGGIDYWKDGRETYDNIHLIYEYPDGIKAKFTCLTSNAKDDYQIKVMGDKGTIVLDYDQAWFYPEGNNYKKELGEVDGVSGATVQWDKGKGIPIEVNHADPSKQALMDFRDSIVNNKNPESDIMSGGKTATCVQMGLDAMYNNEIVKWKNEFSDFYS